In Chitinophaga sp. HK235, a single window of DNA contains:
- a CDS encoding PLP-dependent aminotransferase family protein: MLPFEHIIIIDKESKVAVYKQIAFSITNAIQRGTLKAGTHLPGSRELAKSLGVHRKTVMAAYDELSAQDWIIITPRKHISVAERIPLLKPRKWSSEPSALPYQHDFHIGFRIIDNGVQKTNTTPNPEIIIDDGCPDVRLSPIDALLRTYRSYTSFKYAIKDANTGTEQGTAKLREELAHYLSETRGLNISASNLLITHGAQMGIFIASRLLLEPGSNIIVGKPNYPSAGRAFEETGAQLIEVRTDEHGINVDDIEAVCKKKKVTAVYVIPHHHYPTTVTLSAERRLKLLELSIRFSFAIIEDDYDYDYHYTTSPYLPLASCKHDGSVIYIGSFSKMLDPSLRIGFMVAPENFITQCVALRKIIDVGGDGYMQNALAALIKNGELKRHVKKAKKCYHQRRDFLDTLLREKLGKYISYTLPSGGMAIWVKLNPEFSVTQLMSHPKLKVTRIDIEHNAFRFGFASMNEKELELAVAFLHAMLD; encoded by the coding sequence ATGTTGCCGTTTGAGCATATTATTATAATTGACAAGGAAAGTAAAGTTGCTGTTTATAAGCAGATAGCTTTTTCTATTACGAATGCTATTCAGCGTGGTACATTGAAGGCTGGTACTCATCTGCCCGGCAGTCGCGAATTAGCGAAATCCCTGGGTGTCCATCGTAAAACAGTGATGGCAGCCTATGATGAATTGAGTGCACAGGATTGGATCATAATTACGCCCAGAAAGCATATTTCGGTTGCTGAACGAATTCCCTTGCTTAAACCCCGGAAGTGGAGTTCGGAACCGTCCGCGTTACCATACCAGCATGACTTTCACATCGGGTTCAGGATAATTGACAATGGAGTTCAGAAAACAAACACCACACCGAATCCGGAGATAATAATTGATGATGGTTGCCCAGATGTCAGGCTGTCACCGATCGATGCGTTGTTGAGAACCTATCGTTCCTATACTTCTTTCAAGTATGCTATTAAAGATGCCAATACCGGCACAGAACAGGGAACTGCTAAACTAAGAGAAGAACTGGCCCATTATCTTTCTGAAACAAGAGGGTTGAATATTTCTGCCAGCAATCTTTTGATAACACATGGCGCACAGATGGGTATTTTTATTGCTTCACGGCTTCTTTTGGAGCCTGGTTCCAATATCATCGTTGGTAAACCAAATTATCCTTCTGCGGGTAGGGCGTTTGAAGAAACAGGAGCTCAACTCATAGAAGTGCGCACCGATGAACATGGGATTAATGTGGACGATATTGAAGCAGTCTGTAAGAAGAAAAAGGTTACTGCCGTGTATGTAATTCCGCACCATCACTATCCGACAACTGTAACACTTAGCGCAGAAAGACGGCTGAAATTATTAGAACTTTCCATCCGGTTTTCATTTGCTATCATTGAAGATGACTATGACTATGATTATCATTATACAACGTCTCCCTATTTACCCTTGGCGAGTTGCAAACATGACGGAAGTGTAATTTATATTGGTTCTTTTTCTAAAATGCTCGATCCATCACTACGTATAGGCTTTATGGTGGCTCCCGAAAATTTTATTACGCAGTGTGTTGCATTGAGAAAAATAATTGATGTTGGGGGTGATGGCTACATGCAAAATGCGTTGGCTGCTTTGATCAAAAACGGGGAACTAAAACGCCATGTCAAAAAAGCAAAGAAATGTTATCATCAACGTAGAGATTTTTTGGATACTTTATTGAGAGAAAAGTTAGGTAAATACATCTCGTATACATTGCCGTCAGGCGGGATGGCAATTTGGGTAAAATTAAATCCGGAATTTTCAGTAACTCAACTGATGTCACATCCTAAACTAAAAGTTACCCGAATTGATATTGAACATAATGCTTTTCGCTTTGGATTTGCTTCAATGAATGAAAAAGAACTGGAACTGGCAGTAGCATTTTTGCACGCGATGCTGGACTAA
- a CDS encoding IS256 family transposase — translation MKTEDFLSDDFLKQFKTADQLNNFLAQIQKRGIEKMLEGELDSHLGYDKHEPNESENSRNGYGKKKIKTSYGESEIKVPRDRDASFNPMIVPKREGMVQGLEEIIVSFYAKGMSVSDIEEQIREAYKFDVSTATISRITSRVTEDIVAWQNRPLEPVYLIVWMDGIVFKVRENSKVVNKTIYIAVGLKRDGLKEVLGMWLGKNESAAYWMTVLTDLKARGLEDILITATDNLNGFTQTIKSVFPQSATQVCVVHQIRNSCRYVVWKDKKEFTTDMKDVYAAPTRQAAMAALDALDAKWSTKYAYAIKSWRENWEDLTIFFDFPMEIRQIIYTTNLIENLNGKIRKYTKNKLSFPTDEAVLKSVYLALREVSKKWTMPIRNWGMILNQFLTIFDKRVRI, via the coding sequence ATGAAGACAGAAGATTTTTTATCAGACGACTTTCTGAAGCAGTTTAAAACAGCAGATCAGCTAAATAATTTCCTGGCCCAGATTCAGAAGCGGGGCATTGAAAAGATGCTGGAAGGTGAATTGGATAGCCATTTAGGCTATGATAAGCATGAGCCAAATGAAAGCGAAAATAGCCGTAATGGATACGGTAAAAAGAAGATTAAGACCAGCTATGGTGAATCTGAGATAAAAGTTCCCAGAGATCGTGATGCCAGTTTTAACCCTATGATCGTACCTAAACGCGAAGGCATGGTTCAGGGCCTTGAAGAGATAATAGTGTCTTTTTATGCCAAGGGGATGAGCGTGTCTGACATAGAAGAGCAAATAAGAGAAGCCTATAAATTTGACGTTTCGACGGCCACGATCAGCCGCATCACCAGCCGTGTGACCGAAGATATTGTCGCCTGGCAAAACCGACCGTTAGAACCAGTTTATCTCATCGTCTGGATGGATGGCATTGTGTTCAAGGTACGGGAGAACAGCAAAGTAGTGAACAAAACCATCTATATCGCTGTGGGCCTAAAGCGGGATGGCCTCAAAGAAGTCCTGGGAATGTGGCTGGGGAAGAATGAATCAGCTGCCTATTGGATGACTGTACTTACAGATCTGAAGGCCCGTGGCCTGGAAGATATTCTAATAACGGCCACGGATAATCTTAATGGCTTTACTCAGACCATCAAATCGGTGTTCCCACAGTCTGCTACTCAGGTTTGTGTCGTACACCAGATACGCAACAGCTGCCGTTATGTAGTCTGGAAAGATAAAAAGGAGTTTACTACGGACATGAAAGATGTTTATGCAGCACCAACCAGACAAGCTGCCATGGCGGCTCTTGACGCCCTGGATGCTAAATGGAGTACAAAGTATGCATACGCCATCAAAAGCTGGCGCGAAAACTGGGAAGACCTCACTATCTTTTTTGACTTCCCCATGGAGATCAGACAGATCATCTACACGACCAATCTCATCGAAAATCTGAACGGTAAAATTAGAAAATATACCAAAAACAAGCTATCCTTCCCTACTGACGAAGCTGTCCTTAAATCTGTATACCTGGCTTTACGGGAAGTGTCAAAAAAATGGACCATGCCCATTAGAAACTGGGGCATGATCCTAAATCAGTTTTTAACTATTTTTGATAAAAGGGTGAGAATCTAA